A genomic region of Caulobacter sp. NIBR2454 contains the following coding sequences:
- a CDS encoding DUF481 domain-containing protein, with product MIFGPAMGQSLPDPVIRMIRAAGETGDARLLSSVAELARQAHPELVPQVDSLVAELGGAPKEAPPAPVVVATLPEPPPPPPAPRWKGEVRAGGAVTTGNNDSLGANLGLSLARETAIWRNELKASADYSRENGVVSRERYMAGYQLNRRFGERGYTLGVLGWEQDHVAGFDRRFSEALGLGYSAIDRTDIDLDLEGGPGWRQTWLVDGSQDRTFAFRAALKAAWRPRDGVVLSNDTSSYVQDDNSTLTSTTSLTFKLIGNLATQASVLVKHETSPPIPLDKTDTTTRLSVVYAF from the coding sequence ATGATCTTTGGGCCCGCCATGGGCCAGAGCCTGCCCGATCCGGTCATCAGGATGATCCGCGCGGCGGGCGAGACCGGCGACGCCCGTCTGCTCTCGTCGGTCGCCGAGCTAGCCCGGCAGGCCCATCCCGAACTTGTCCCGCAGGTCGATAGCCTTGTCGCCGAGCTGGGCGGCGCTCCTAAAGAAGCCCCGCCGGCGCCGGTCGTCGTCGCCACGCTCCCGGAGCCGCCTCCTCCGCCGCCTGCCCCGCGCTGGAAGGGCGAGGTGCGCGCGGGCGGCGCCGTCACCACAGGCAACAATGACAGCCTTGGCGCCAACCTTGGGCTGTCGCTGGCGCGCGAGACCGCCATCTGGCGCAACGAGCTCAAGGCTTCGGCCGACTATTCGCGCGAGAACGGAGTGGTGTCGCGCGAGCGCTACATGGCCGGCTACCAATTGAACCGGCGATTTGGCGAGCGGGGCTACACGCTGGGTGTTCTCGGCTGGGAGCAGGACCATGTCGCAGGCTTTGACCGCCGGTTCAGCGAGGCGCTCGGCCTGGGCTATTCGGCCATCGACCGAACTGACATCGATCTGGATCTGGAGGGTGGGCCAGGTTGGCGTCAGACCTGGCTGGTTGACGGGAGCCAAGATCGCACCTTCGCCTTCCGCGCCGCCCTTAAGGCCGCTTGGCGTCCCCGTGACGGCGTCGTCTTGTCGAACGACACCTCGTCTTATGTTCAAGACGACAACAGCACCCTGACCTCCACCACCTCGCTCACCTTCAAGCTGATCGGCAATCTGGCCACCCAGGCCTCGGTCCTGGTCAAGCACGAGACGAGCCCGCCCATCCCGTTGGACAAGACCGACACCACCACGCGCTTAAGCGTGGTCTACGCCTTCTGA